The following proteins are co-located in the Sporolactobacillus pectinivorans genome:
- the fliD gene encoding flagellar filament capping protein FliD has product MTSISSLTTSTATNTNSSTSSTSATSPSSSSVTIQEINSLIGYTNTNSVSGLVSGINTDSIVAQMMESEAEPLIKLEQTQQTMEWQRDGYRSMNTLLQTLQTNVQTMQLQGTFLQNTVNSSNSSVATATAGPTAGNTSYTLSNVSMATSASINGGKIASSGFDPTKSLWSQASNLTNGVSWTANAVTGEATNVLTAGSTFQLKNAYVDSSQNTSVSIADGSGNTTATYSTAAGNLFFGTSAASNVAAGTAYINTTTGQITFGSQIAQGSTITANYSYDTANLSIATYDSNGNALPAQNFSFSPNTSLNDMLTQITQSNAGVSAFFDSTTGTVSMTRTDTGQLSPSGGQAINASGSAQSIDFFNNTLGLGTGSSGATYVAGSNAQFTINGLATSRASNTFTIGGTTISLQGNTTGSVTLNVTNDTNSVTTAINNFISTYNSTISQINSTIDQTPNPNYPPLSSIQQSQMSDTDIANWNAQAQQGLLSNDSILSGALSQMRQDLYAPVSGTSDSNMQQLAQIGITVSTDYTQHGALVVSNPTLLQQAISSDPQGVMELFTNQSTDPASQGIMQRLSTTITNTMNQVEQKAGNTSMADAQYFLGQNIDNLNTQIAAEKTKLSDVETRYYSQFDAMEQAIQQANAQSSYLQSFASSNG; this is encoded by the coding sequence GTGACAAGTATAAGCAGTTTAACAACGAGCACAGCAACAAATACGAACAGTTCTACCAGTTCTACCAGCGCTACAAGTCCGAGCTCCTCAAGTGTCACCATTCAGGAAATTAATAGCTTAATTGGTTATACGAATACAAATTCTGTCAGCGGACTTGTGAGCGGTATTAACACCGACAGCATAGTGGCTCAAATGATGGAGTCCGAGGCCGAACCGCTCATTAAATTGGAACAGACTCAGCAGACGATGGAGTGGCAGCGCGACGGTTACCGGTCAATGAACACATTGCTGCAGACGTTGCAGACCAATGTTCAGACGATGCAGCTGCAAGGGACCTTTTTGCAAAACACAGTTAACTCAAGCAATTCGTCGGTAGCAACCGCTACTGCCGGACCGACCGCCGGGAATACAAGCTATACGCTGTCCAATGTGTCGATGGCGACATCGGCATCGATAAACGGTGGGAAGATAGCAAGTTCCGGCTTTGATCCGACAAAGAGCTTGTGGAGCCAGGCATCCAATTTGACGAATGGCGTTTCTTGGACGGCGAATGCTGTGACTGGTGAAGCGACCAATGTGTTGACAGCAGGCAGTACTTTTCAACTGAAGAATGCTTACGTTGACAGTAGTCAGAATACGTCTGTTTCAATAGCCGATGGTTCGGGAAATACGACAGCTACTTATTCAACCGCTGCCGGAAATCTGTTTTTTGGAACGTCGGCAGCTTCCAATGTTGCTGCCGGCACGGCTTACATTAATACGACGACCGGGCAGATAACGTTTGGCAGTCAGATTGCCCAGGGATCGACGATTACGGCAAATTACAGCTATGATACGGCCAACCTTTCAATTGCCACGTATGATTCGAATGGCAATGCCCTGCCCGCGCAGAATTTTTCATTCAGCCCCAACACATCGCTGAATGATATGCTGACACAAATCACGCAATCCAATGCCGGCGTTAGCGCTTTTTTCGATTCGACGACCGGAACCGTTTCGATGACGCGAACTGATACAGGGCAATTGAGTCCGAGTGGAGGACAGGCAATAAATGCTTCAGGCAGTGCACAATCAATAGATTTTTTTAATAATACACTTGGTCTTGGAACAGGTTCTTCTGGCGCAACATACGTGGCCGGCAGCAATGCCCAGTTTACAATTAACGGGCTGGCTACATCGCGCGCCAGCAATACATTCACAATCGGCGGGACGACGATTTCCCTTCAGGGGAATACGACCGGGTCGGTAACCCTGAACGTGACCAACGATACCAATTCGGTCACAACGGCAATTAACAATTTTATCAGCACATACAACAGTACTATCAGCCAGATCAATAGTACAATTGATCAGACACCGAATCCGAATTATCCGCCGTTGTCCAGCATTCAGCAGTCACAGATGTCAGACACGGATATTGCCAACTGGAATGCACAGGCGCAGCAGGGGTTGCTTTCGAACGATAGCATCCTGAGCGGTGCGTTGTCGCAGATGCGTCAGGATCTGTACGCACCAGTCAGCGGAACAAGTGATTCAAACATGCAACAATTGGCGCAGATTGGCATTACAGTAAGTACAGATTACACACAACATGGAGCGTTGGTCGTTTCTAATCCGACGTTGCTTCAGCAGGCAATCAGTTCCGATCCACAGGGGGTTATGGAACTTTTTACAAATCAAAGTACCGACCCTGCATCACAGGGCATTATGCAGCGATTGAGTACAACAATTACAAATACGATGAATCAGGTGGAACAAAAAGCCGGAAATACGAGTATGGCCGATGCCCAGTATTTCCTCGGACAGAATATTGATAATTTAAATACGCAGATCGCTGCGGAGAAGACTAAACTTAGTGATGTCGAAACTCGCTATTACAGTCAGTTTGATGCTATGGAGCAGGCGATACAGCAGGCAAATGCGCAGTCATCTTACCTGCAAAGCTTTGCAAGTAGTAATGGATGA
- the fliS gene encoding flagellar export chaperone FliS, whose product MSADAYKTYQRNTVLTAPQGELILLLFNGCIKFIRQARVAINGQDMSGKNTYLQKAQAIIRELMVTLDQNHPVSENIMMMYDYIHRRLIEANMKNDLKILDEAERLVIEFRDTWKQVNEITKKKQPRRDRA is encoded by the coding sequence TTGTCTGCAGATGCATATAAAACGTATCAACGTAACACTGTATTAACTGCCCCTCAGGGAGAATTGATCCTGTTATTGTTCAACGGCTGCATTAAGTTTATCAGGCAAGCAAGGGTTGCCATAAATGGTCAAGATATGAGCGGTAAAAATACTTATTTGCAGAAAGCGCAAGCGATCATTCGCGAATTGATGGTCACTCTGGATCAGAATCACCCAGTTTCTGAAAATATTATGATGATGTATGATTATATCCATCGAAGGCTCATCGAGGCTAACATGAAAAATGATCTGAAAATCCTTGATGAAGCAGAGCGGCTTGTCATTGAATTTCGCGACACATGGAAGCAGGTCAATGAAATTACGAAAAAAAAGCAACCACGACGGGATCGAGCATAA
- a CDS encoding flagellar protein FliT, producing the protein MIEEIKKLLNARQAQLALLSGKRSDEDKAWGEKITALNQKIDVALENIKQDIVKDMHHLNKTKKVIKKYRNPYQGPTKDGMFLDKKE; encoded by the coding sequence ATGATTGAGGAAATAAAAAAATTATTAAATGCACGTCAAGCCCAGTTGGCTCTGCTGAGCGGCAAGCGCAGCGATGAGGACAAAGCTTGGGGCGAAAAAATTACTGCTTTGAATCAGAAAATTGACGTTGCTCTTGAAAATATTAAACAAGATATTGTAAAAGATATGCATCATTTGAACAAAACAAAGAAAGTGATTAAAAAGTATCGCAATCCATATCAGGGGCCGACGAAAGACGGGATGTTTTTAGATAAGAAAGAATGA
- the hpf gene encoding ribosome hibernation-promoting factor, HPF/YfiA family — translation MNLNIRGENIAVTPSLQEYAEKRIGKLEKYFSSPLTTSARVNMRVHNKEQVIEVTIPVQGLLLRAEVGQEDMYTAIDLVVSKLERQIKKYKTKLNRKTRQDARQAIQASGSSTMTKPAETETVEDALEIVRRKSFVLKPMTAEEAILQMDMLGHTFFVFNNAENGGINVVYQRKDGRYGLIDQE, via the coding sequence ATGAATCTGAACATTCGAGGAGAAAATATTGCTGTAACACCATCTCTGCAAGAATATGCGGAGAAAAGGATTGGCAAGCTGGAGAAGTATTTCAGTTCGCCGCTGACAACAAGCGCCCGTGTAAATATGCGGGTACACAACAAAGAACAGGTGATTGAAGTTACGATTCCGGTTCAGGGGCTCCTCCTGAGAGCAGAAGTTGGTCAGGAAGATATGTACACAGCGATTGATCTGGTCGTTTCCAAGCTGGAACGTCAGATCAAGAAGTATAAAACAAAGCTCAACCGTAAAACCCGTCAAGACGCACGCCAGGCCATTCAGGCTTCTGGCAGTAGCACAATGACAAAGCCTGCTGAAACGGAAACCGTTGAGGATGCGCTTGAGATTGTCCGGAGAAAAAGTTTTGTGTTGAAACCGATGACAGCTGAAGAGGCAATTTTGCAGATGGATATGCTGGGCCATACGTTCTTTGTATTCAATAATGCGGAAAATGGCGGCATTAATGTTGTCTATCAGCGTAAGGATGGCCGCTACGGCCTGATCGACCAGGAATAA